The Cheilinus undulatus linkage group 21, ASM1832078v1, whole genome shotgun sequence region TTGAAGGACTTTGAGACGCTGAAGCTCTGCATTGAAAACAGCAACAGGACCTCTAAGGATATCAGGGAGTTCATCGAAATTGCCAAGAAATACTTTGGGACTGACTCTGCTGTCTATAAATGGGctgaagaaaatgaaactgaattcTTCAAACTAATTGACCTATTTAAATTTATGAAAGAAGAGATAGAAAAGCAACAACCCAACATAGACCATAAGATCATCGACGTCATCTTTGTGGCCCATGGCTCAATAGGAGACCCAGCAGTCAACCAGCCATCTAGAGCCAGAGATCTGCTCCCCCTGCCCTCAATCCAAGACGTGATCCTGTATTCTCCCTGGAACAGTGCTATTGATTCAAACATAGCATATGGCATCGCTACAGGACGCCTACAACCCGAGGACAGGGACTTCTGCTGTGGTTGTCAGTGTGGTAAAGATTGTGATGGTGATTGTGAATGTGGCTGTGGCTGTTGCTGTGGAGATGATGAGAAACATCAGCCCACCAGATTGCCACCAGTCTGGAACTCAATGAGGGATGCTGGAGACTCATTGATTCCAAACATCACTGTGAGCCCTCTGGAGAAACCAGAAGATCCCGCATGGAACGAAGTTTTGATTCTACAAGACAAGTACGGTAGACCAGGGAGAAACCGAGTGGTCGTTCCCTACAATATCCCTGAACCTGGAGGGCAATCAATGGATGTCCCATTCTCTGTTGTCACTCTTGCCCTGGCTCTGGTGCTCAGTGTCTTTGGTTACAAAGCAACCGTCCACCTCGCTGCTTGTCTGGGTAGAGAACCAGGAACACTTTCTAGGCAGGCCAGGCCCCTTAACAGGCAATATGCATGGGCAATTGACGGCACAGCAATGACTTGCAATGAAGACATGGTTGATGAAAGTGAAGAACTTTCTCAGCTGTTAGAATTCTTGAGGAAAATCTTTGATAGATAGAACATTGTAGTGTAAAAACTACAGTGGCCCTGAGGGCTCAACAAACCAGAGGCGCGAAGGCAAAGACAAACTAGGTCTGGGCAATATGGCCCATTAATACAACATTATTATTGAGACTTAGTTTGTCTATATTGCGTTACATGATATATTTATACCACTATGTTATAAAATCTCTAAATTTCTGTGTACTTCTTTAATTCAGCCCTTTGATGCATAAAATGACAGCATGATTACAGTAGAGCATTctatgggattttaaaaaatttgtaTGCAGAAAGGGTCAAATCAATATCAAGTTAAATTTAGagcacttttattgtgaaacaaGACATTTCACAAGCTTTAACAAATAAAGAAAGGGAATGGCAAGACAGGCCTTcagctaaaaaatacaaaaaaatcatatattCTCAAAAGTCTTTTATTGTAAATGAAAAGTTATGACATGTTCTCTCTGTTATATTTACTATTGTTGATTATCAAAACATTtctaggggtgtgaatctctccttctcaagatgGTTTGATTCGAATCTTTATTCACAGGCTATGACTCGATCCACTAACATTCATAAAAATACAGAAcgtttcagtttgttttaatcTGATCATTGATTTGATTGATTTGATCTGGTACAAACTGATTATATAATCCAagtaactttttgctttaacaaaaataaggTAATAATAGTTTTTGAGTTTATATATAAAAGCTAAagcttagctaaactttagctctgcGCTAACAACAGGTGAGATTTgcatgctgctgtttttcttaGTCACTTTTCCCCAAAGTGTgcagacaggcagacatttctaaagttgtccttccttcatattaagtccacatgacttAATTTCTGAGGTGGAGAACTGTTACTGAAAGACGTCTTAGCAATGATCGGTAAAACACATCTAGCTACCTGTGGCTACTGTAACTCTCGTTAAAGGTAAAAAGTCACCACAGGTCACGCAACATTACAGACACCTGGACAGAGCATGGTGAAACAAGCAATGATAACACAcagcagagcctcagtgaatccatcttgaaTGTTAAAACTAGTCCAAAGAGCGACTGCagttgcagagaaaaaaaataggatGTGGTGCGGCACCCTATCATCCCTACTTCCTGCGTCGATGGGTCAATTTGATTGCAAACAAACCGTGCCCGGGCACCAGCCCTACTTGTAGACCTGGTTTTGGACACAAATCTAGTGGACTCAGGTGTGGTTCGATTGAAATCAGTGTTGCCAGATTCAGTGGATAGTTTCCAGCCTTAAACCTGTTCATAAACCACCAGAATGTACAAAAAAACgcccaataataataattaaagttCAAATTGTTTACAGTTTACAGGCACTCCTTCAGGACGGGTGCAGCTCGCTGGCAGCTACGTCAcgggttttgttgctctgataggccagttaaagatgtgacagacagaacattcatccaatcaccctccaagtttttttcagaggctctgccctttcccaaatgctgtctatgagtggttttccagatctggcgtgccaggttaggaACAATAGACTTTGGTCATCATGAAGCTTTCTTCCCAAATATGAACCAGATACCACGATGCTTTCAGGAAGTATTAAAACTCATGGAACAAATGGGTCACTTCACAAAGACTTTTGTGACCTCTCTCAGGCCAGAGAAGAACAAACATCTCTCAGTAACACTGGACAAAGACTGCCACCCTGTGGAGAAGGACTGTTCCTCTGTCCATCAGAGCGTGATTTGCTTGATTCCTCATGGTTGAAGAACTTTTGTCTGAAGTTTTGCAGCCTGATGAAaattctgtcttttattttcttttatgagCACATGTGAGTGCTACACACCACTCtgttagatataactatatgtGTGTGTCATTATATACATGAATTCTGCTGGCCTGTAGCATCCATTTAAGTTTAGTAGGTTTAGTACGACCAGCTCTTTGAagagtcctgtctctgagctctgcaggccgctcctttgacctcaaggcttggtttttgtttttgtcagaaatgaggccttctatagaggtGTGAGCCTCTAAATCATGTCTGATCAGTTTAATTTAACACAGGCAGACTCCAATCAATgagtagaaacatctcagtaaagaTCCAGAAAAATGGTCTTAATTCTTATGtgatatttctttctttctgtttaattgatctgaaaaaataaatctgtttttactttgtcacgatggagtactgagtgtagatcaatgagaataaaaaagttgtttgttttttttgtggcaTCAGGCTACaagacaaaattttaaaaagtgaagggggtctaaaTGTACTGTATTGGGACTGGATGTGTTCTTGTACAGAATTTTGTTTccaatttaaaatcaataaaagcctTTAAGATCCACCTGGGACTCCTCGTACCTTCCTCTGTAACAGACTACTCTTCATTCATTTCAAGTTCAAACAGAGTTTATTCAAACCTTTACAATCTCTCCTTTGAGAAAATCTGCAAACTCTCTTTAGTGGTTAATCAAACTTTATAATATCAGCTAGATTATTAATAATTAAACCAAAAAGAGCAAGGACAAGAAAAACATAACTGTGTAATCTGCTGatgataaaattttaaaaagctaaacTGTTGTAGGTCACACATCAGCACCTACCGCAACACAAGGACCTGATGACCTTTCACTTCCTGAGTGTCATATTCTGTTTAAACACACGATGGCAGCAGAGATCTGAGACCTCAGCTCTGCTATAACCAGCTCTGACCTGATTCTGAACTGTGCTCTTATTTCAACCCACCACCACTCCAACATCTACCCACCAACATCAACCCAGACGTCCCTCTACCAGCAACATTGTCCAGCTCCTCCAAGAGATTTAAAGAAGCTACCAGGGaggatgggatatataatccctcagTCCAGTTCTGGATCTGTCTCAGACTCCTCTTaatttaatctgaaaaaaaaaaaaaaaaaaactttcaaaacaaacataCAGGGCAACCAGATGGAATCTATGTATTTTGAAATCtctttatttaatttgaaataacaatataagaataaataaagtaaagaaaaaaaaaagttgacatTATACGAAGCTCACGAGCTAGCCAGATGTggtcttttgttttgaaaaaagaCTTATTTCCTGTtaatttaatataatataatataaaacaatcaaaacgTAAGTACAGTGCAACCAGACacaatctgttttattttgaaaattggaAGCATTTCCTCCTAATCTAAATCTTAATAAGAATATAAACCTAAacaaagtattaaaaaatgtgaacaaaataAGAAGCTCACAGACTAGCCAG contains the following coding sequences:
- the LOC121529548 gene encoding uncharacterized protein LOC121529548 gives rise to the protein MPTADQLLEQMYSWMKQRKECAEKLRKLAKELESIREKSNGFQAIGSTVTAVGSACLVGAGLATLFTGGLAAPFLGVVGGVYTGVGVSVSLITKLVEHLSSSDTMKEAKRIEEKCNELTEKIQRLYDQLKEEVQQKVTFEDADDLDNYIMIEIMGATARRSGWSVPTQTPFMSQGQTNLSHRRRLIIPNSKLIGIAGVLAFFSLKAKGKGTQLLFAKGGEQLLKEVSKTGLKTTLKGGAMVAGGVIGLAFSLPDAIDHWKDLVKGNNETAASKSLRDTADDFEKINRTLMKQLDDAKQEYRQMLKDFETLKLCIENSNRTSKDIREFIEIAKKYFGTDSAVYKWAEENETEFFKLIDLFKFMKEEIEKQQPNIDHKIIDVIFVAHGSIGDPAVNQPSRARDLLPLPSIQDVILYSPWNSAIDSNIAYGIATGRLQPEDRDFCCGCQCGKDCDGDCECGCGCCCGDDEKHQPTRLPPVWNSMRDAGDSLIPNITVSPLEKPEDPAWNEVLILQDKYGRPGRNRVVVPYNIPEPGGQSMDVPFSVVTLALALVLSVFGYKATVHLAACLGREPGTLSRQARPLNRQYAWAIDGTAMTCNEDMVDESEELSQLLEFLRKIFDR